AAATCTTAACGAAATTATCCGGTTCCCAAGGTTTAATTTTAGACTGCGGTGGAGGAATACTCTTCGATCTTGATACAAGCGGAAAAGAGATTCCGAGCGAAAGAAAAATTCAGCTTCTACGCAAAGATTCAATCGTAGTTTCTTTATCCCGTCCGACTGCATATTTGGTGGAAAAAATTCAGAATGATTCGACTCGTCCTCCTCTTAGCTCGGTAATTTCCTATAAAACCGTATTGGAATCGCGGTTACCACATTATCGCGCACATTCAGATTTTCAAATTGCTCTAGATGAACGCAAAATAGAAGATGTGTGCGAAGAAATCCTACGCAAATCCGGATGGCTCTGATCTATCTCGAGCGATTTGCCTTTACTTTAACAACTCAAAACACAAACGAATCTAGGAAATAAGAAATCACTTTACGAGATTTTGAACTTCTTGAAATGTTCGTTTAACGGCCTTGTTCATGCTCATTCGCTTTTAATGCGGATAAGTAAAGAATAGGAACGTGTTTTAAAAATATAGAATACCCTGTGGCGATGATCAAAAGGGAGCGGATTCCCGAATACCATGATAAAGAAAAAACTAGAGGTCGCGCATGTTAGATACAGAAATCCCGAAGAAGAACAAAGCTTCTTTCGAGAAACTCGTAAAATTGATCCGGCAGAGGAACTATAAGAAAGCTACTGAATATACATATTTAAGATACAATTTGGATTTTCTTCTTTTTGCCGATAAGCCGGCGGAGAAAGTCGTCACTAAAGATATTGAGAAATATATAGAACACTTAAAAAAAAGAAAAGTGTCTTCATCAACGATACAGATTAATATCAGCTCGCTCAAAATGTTCTTTGAAGAAGTCTTGAATATGGACGTTTTCGACGATTTTAGACGCCCGGCACGCGAATATAAAACGCCGAAAGTTCTTACGGTAAAGGAAATGTCAGCGTTATTGGAAGCCTCGGCATTGTCGCCCCGTTCTCATCTATTAGTCGGACTCGCTTACTATGAAGGACTCCGCGTTGGAGAAATCGTTCGCTTAAAATGGGGCCAGTTCGATTTGAATAAGAAATCTCTATACGTCGACTCGCCTGTCCCTACTCAAAAAAGGACAGTGATCTTAGACAATGATCTCTTAAAAATCCTAAAGCGGTTCGAAAAAGAAGTCGGCACCGAGAAAGGATCCCATCTTTTTCCGGGCAAATTCCAGGGAAAACCTTTAACGTCGCGGAACGTGGAAAGATTAATCGGCGATTTGGCAAAAGAAGCCGGAATCAAGACGATCGTAACGTTATTTACGCTTCGACATAGCCGAGCCGTTCATCAGCTTGCGGAAGGAAAAACATTGGAGGAAATCAGAGACTTTTTAGGCCATAAGAGCCTGGCCACAACCGAAAGTTATCTGCCGATTCGAAAAAATCTTCGTCCACAAGTCCGTCAAAAACACATTCAGGACGCCTTAAAGGAAATTAGAAAGAAATACAGAAAATAAATTTTTGATTTCCGGAGGTTTATAGAATAAATTCAAAATTCATTTTATAAACCTCCGTTTCAATTCGGACGAGACCGATCATTCTCCGAGAAAACTTTCCTTCTCTGTTCCATCTTCATTCTAAATGCGCGTCTTTGAACCAACAAAGTTTGGATCCGCTTGTGCTTAGAATCCACTAAAGGCATTCTTGCAAAAATAAGCGCCCCTAAAATAAAAAACGCTCCGACGACCGGCCCGAATAATATTGTCAACCGCCATCCTAGTTCCGGGGCTTG
The Leptospira fainei serovar Hurstbridge str. BUT 6 genome window above contains:
- a CDS encoding tyrosine-type recombinase/integrase produces the protein MLDTEIPKKNKASFEKLVKLIRQRNYKKATEYTYLRYNLDFLLFADKPAEKVVTKDIEKYIEHLKKRKVSSSTIQINISSLKMFFEEVLNMDVFDDFRRPAREYKTPKVLTVKEMSALLEASALSPRSHLLVGLAYYEGLRVGEIVRLKWGQFDLNKKSLYVDSPVPTQKRTVILDNDLLKILKRFEKEVGTEKGSHLFPGKFQGKPLTSRNVERLIGDLAKEAGIKTIVTLFTLRHSRAVHQLAEGKTLEEIRDFLGHKSLATTESYLPIRKNLRPQVRQKHIQDALKEIRKKYRK
- a CDS encoding shikimate kinase, whose protein sequence is MKNLALIGPRGVGKSKISRKLAKLTGRPAISTDMIAVYETGGISIPDFIKANSGDWKPFRDLEYKILTKLSGSQGLILDCGGGILFDLDTSGKEIPSERKIQLLRKDSIVVSLSRPTAYLVEKIQNDSTRPPLSSVISYKTVLESRLPHYRAHSDFQIALDERKIEDVCEEILRKSGWL